One window from the genome of Pseudalkalibacillus hwajinpoensis encodes:
- the rpiA gene encoding ribose 5-phosphate isomerase A, whose product MKQKCAKAALEYITDETIIGLGGGSTIGYLIDFIKEEKLNVKVVTPSLKTKHLCVNQGLEVLPTSTVEEVDVAFDGCDEVDEKLYALKSGGGIHTQEKLIAQMAKDYILLVDDSKVVPELSYQHPVVLETLQDSLAFVLKKVGEMDGKAEVRSSSAKDGYTVTDYGNFLIDVWFEKGQESVQLEKHLKEIPGVIDVSLFASVVTKALVASGEGIYEISK is encoded by the coding sequence ATGAAACAGAAATGTGCCAAAGCAGCTCTAGAATACATAACAGATGAAACTATCATCGGTCTTGGTGGCGGAAGTACAATTGGATATTTAATTGACTTTATTAAGGAAGAAAAGTTAAATGTGAAAGTCGTAACTCCATCTCTAAAAACAAAGCATCTATGCGTAAATCAGGGACTGGAAGTGCTACCAACAAGTACCGTTGAAGAAGTAGATGTTGCATTTGATGGTTGTGATGAGGTTGATGAAAAGTTATATGCACTAAAGAGCGGCGGTGGTATTCACACGCAAGAAAAGCTTATTGCTCAGATGGCCAAGGACTATATCTTGCTAGTTGATGATTCTAAAGTTGTTCCGGAATTAAGTTATCAGCATCCAGTCGTACTGGAGACTTTGCAAGATTCACTGGCATTTGTACTAAAGAAAGTAGGAGAGATGGATGGAAAGGCAGAAGTGCGTTCAAGTTCTGCGAAGGATGGATATACAGTTACCGATTATGGAAACTTTTTAATTGATGTTTGGTTTGAGAAAGGGCAGGAGAGTGTCCAACTTGAAAAACACCTGAAAGAAATACCTGGTGTAATTGACGTCTCCCTTTTTGCGAGTGTTGTTACAAAAGCATTAGTGGCAAGTGGAGAAGGTATTTACGAGATTTCAAAATAA
- a CDS encoding PLP-dependent aminotransferase family protein → MRYGFAKRVQHLQSSAVRDILKITNKGDVISFAGGLPDDELFPVEAVQDAFSKTFQSGGKAFQYDATEGYAPLREVLVDRMNKKGIASRVDDIMLTTGSQQAIDLFARVMFNPGDIVLTENPTYLAAVQVFQSYEVKIIPVDSDEHGMVPEDLDYKMKKYMPKCVYVVPTFSNPMGKVWSLERRQHLLDTAIKKKVIIFEDDPYGEIKFDGTKTYTPISALDDGSHTVYTSTFSKTVVPALRTGWIRGPHQIIRIMAQAKQAADLHSNSLAHQALYHLCSDFDLNGHIQNLRSTYFERMKVMQRLLDQADLPGLSYTVPKGGMFFWVELPEGIDTTLLLNTAVKKGAAYVPGAPFYVSDPKKNTMRLNFTHSTQDKIEKGMEILVDVFQEAAPIEYENI, encoded by the coding sequence ATGAGGTACGGATTTGCTAAGAGAGTGCAGCATCTTCAATCATCTGCAGTACGCGATATTTTAAAAATCACGAATAAAGGTGATGTCATTTCGTTTGCGGGAGGGTTACCAGACGACGAACTTTTCCCTGTAGAGGCAGTACAAGATGCATTTTCGAAAACATTTCAATCAGGAGGAAAGGCTTTTCAATACGATGCCACGGAGGGATATGCTCCACTTCGGGAGGTTCTTGTTGATCGCATGAACAAGAAGGGCATCGCTTCACGCGTGGATGATATTATGCTCACCACTGGTTCGCAACAAGCAATCGATTTATTTGCGCGGGTAATGTTTAACCCCGGAGATATTGTTCTAACAGAAAATCCAACTTATCTTGCAGCCGTACAGGTTTTTCAATCGTATGAAGTGAAAATTATCCCTGTTGATTCGGATGAGCATGGAATGGTACCAGAGGATCTTGATTACAAAATGAAAAAGTATATGCCGAAGTGTGTGTACGTTGTCCCAACCTTCTCAAATCCGATGGGAAAAGTTTGGTCACTTGAACGACGACAACACCTACTTGATACAGCAATAAAAAAGAAAGTGATTATTTTTGAAGATGATCCGTACGGAGAAATCAAGTTCGATGGAACAAAAACATATACCCCTATATCTGCTTTAGACGATGGATCGCACACAGTCTATACGAGTACCTTTTCTAAAACCGTTGTTCCTGCGTTACGAACAGGTTGGATCAGAGGACCTCATCAAATCATCCGCATTATGGCACAAGCAAAGCAAGCGGCTGATTTGCATTCAAACTCTCTTGCTCACCAAGCACTCTATCACCTTTGCTCCGACTTTGATTTGAACGGTCATATTCAAAACCTCAGGAGTACATATTTTGAACGAATGAAGGTCATGCAACGATTGCTTGATCAAGCTGATCTACCTGGACTTTCTTATACGGTTCCTAAAGGCGGCATGTTCTTTTGGGTAGAACTACCAGAAGGCATTGATACGACGCTTTTATTAAATACAGCTGTAAAAAAAGGTGCGGCTTATGTACCAGGAGCTCCTTTCTATGTTTCAGATCCGAAGAAAAATACAATGCGTCTCAATTTCACTCATTCCACTCAGGATAAAATAGAGAAAGGAATGGAAATTCTAGTAGACGTCTTTCAAGAAGCTGCTCCTATAGAGTACGAAAATATTTAG
- a CDS encoding lactoylglutathione lyase family protein yields the protein MLPYPRSFSHIGLSVPNLEEAIKFYKEVFGWYILMEPSDVHNDDSPIGQMCRDVFGDDWDTFRIAHLSTGDKIGVEMFEFPENETPENNFEYWKTGIFHFCIQDPDIEGIVEKIKQHGGKQRMPIREYYPNEKPFRMVYVEDPFGNIFEIYSHSYELTYSEGAY from the coding sequence ATGTTACCATATCCAAGAAGTTTTTCTCATATCGGACTATCTGTTCCAAATCTTGAAGAAGCTATTAAATTTTATAAGGAAGTATTCGGATGGTATATTTTGATGGAGCCATCTGATGTGCACAATGATGATTCTCCGATCGGACAAATGTGCCGTGACGTCTTTGGAGATGATTGGGATACATTCCGAATTGCTCACTTATCAACCGGAGATAAAATTGGCGTCGAAATGTTTGAGTTCCCGGAAAACGAAACGCCAGAAAATAACTTCGAATACTGGAAAACAGGTATTTTCCACTTCTGTATCCAGGACCCTGATATTGAAGGAATCGTTGAGAAAATTAAGCAGCACGGCGGGAAACAGCGTATGCCGATCCGCGAATACTATCCAAATGAAAAGCCATTTAGAATGGTGTATGTGGAAGATCCGTTCGGCAATATTTTCGAGATCTATTCTCATAGCTATGAACTGACTTATTCAGAGGGTGCTTATTAA
- a CDS encoding M4 family metallopeptidase, with protein MRKKFIAPLVVTTALITASLPYNNVLAVQPDHQAENQMVKQWNEKANVPLFVKEKQAVKRSSTSAEDALNYLQQNKEKVKIKNPKADLKKNNSAKDELGMTHVRFNQTKNGVPVEGAEIIVHYNVDNEITVVNGAYNEDIEASKLDTKPTLSSEEALQVAKSSTHAPSTLDQAPTSELVVYPFEGKNHLTYKVNVNFLGDEPGNWYVFVDATSGKVVDQYNAIMDAGHFKTQTGTGTGVLGDHRLLHVTKSKGEKEGTVFQLADYSHEGLDGIITYDYSKNYLELFSNKSAAFKSEFAEPAVDAHYNSEQVYDYYLSEHGRNSLDDNGMPIQSVVHYGDNYNNAFWNGTYMVYGDGDGEFFIPLAASLDVAAHEMTHGVTSNSANLIYRFQSGALNESFSDIFGALIDDSDWEIGEDIMAPAAVADGRTSLRSLSNPSKYPVGAAYVAYGNGEGMYPSHMDEFYDLPANLDNGGVHINSSIINHAAYLTAQDIGREKLGQIYYRALTQYLTANSDFSDARQAIVQSAIDLYGEGSAEVVAAAGGFDSVGIME; from the coding sequence TTGAGGAAAAAGTTTATTGCCCCACTTGTTGTGACGACTGCCTTAATAACCGCATCGCTCCCTTATAATAATGTTCTAGCCGTCCAGCCTGATCATCAAGCGGAGAACCAGATGGTTAAGCAATGGAACGAAAAAGCGAACGTTCCGCTATTCGTGAAAGAGAAGCAAGCAGTTAAACGTTCTTCTACTTCTGCTGAAGATGCCCTAAACTACTTGCAACAAAATAAAGAAAAAGTTAAGATCAAAAATCCAAAAGCAGACCTAAAAAAGAACAATTCCGCCAAGGATGAACTTGGAATGACTCACGTCAGGTTTAATCAAACAAAAAACGGCGTCCCGGTTGAAGGGGCTGAGATTATTGTTCACTACAATGTGGATAATGAAATCACTGTCGTAAACGGAGCTTATAATGAAGATATCGAAGCAAGTAAGCTCGATACTAAACCTACCCTTTCTTCAGAAGAAGCATTGCAAGTCGCAAAATCTTCTACTCATGCTCCTTCTACATTAGATCAAGCTCCAACATCCGAGTTAGTTGTTTATCCATTTGAAGGAAAAAATCACCTCACCTACAAAGTGAATGTGAACTTCTTAGGTGATGAGCCTGGTAACTGGTATGTTTTTGTTGATGCTACGTCTGGTAAAGTTGTGGATCAATATAACGCCATCATGGACGCAGGTCATTTTAAAACCCAAACTGGGACTGGTACCGGGGTACTCGGCGATCATCGTCTTCTCCACGTGACAAAAAGCAAAGGTGAAAAAGAAGGCACCGTTTTTCAACTAGCTGATTACAGTCACGAAGGATTAGATGGGATCATCACCTATGATTACTCAAAAAATTATCTTGAATTGTTTTCAAACAAAAGCGCGGCGTTTAAATCTGAATTTGCAGAACCTGCTGTTGATGCTCACTATAATTCGGAACAAGTGTATGACTATTACTTAAGTGAGCATGGACGGAACTCTCTCGATGATAACGGCATGCCGATCCAATCAGTCGTTCATTACGGAGATAATTACAACAATGCTTTCTGGAATGGGACTTACATGGTATATGGAGATGGCGATGGTGAATTCTTCATCCCTCTTGCTGCTAGCCTGGATGTAGCAGCACATGAAATGACTCACGGGGTCACATCTAATTCAGCTAACCTCATCTATCGTTTTCAATCCGGCGCTTTGAATGAATCCTTCTCGGATATTTTCGGCGCATTAATTGATGACTCAGACTGGGAGATCGGGGAAGACATTATGGCACCCGCTGCCGTTGCAGATGGACGCACTTCTCTTAGAAGCTTAAGTAATCCTAGTAAATACCCTGTTGGTGCTGCTTATGTTGCTTATGGAAACGGCGAAGGAATGTATCCATCCCATATGGATGAATTTTACGACCTTCCAGCTAACTTAGATAACGGCGGTGTTCACATCAACTCTTCGATTATTAATCACGCCGCTTACCTAACCGCTCAAGACATTGGCCGTGAGAAGCTTGGGCAAATCTATTATCGTGCTCTGACTCAATACCTTACAGCTAACTCTGACTTTAGTGATGCACGACAAGCTATCGTGCAATCTGCTATTGACCTTTACGGTGAAGGTAGCGCTGAAGTGGTGGCTGCTGCAGGTGGATTTGATTCGGTAGGGATTATGGAGTAA
- a CDS encoding winged helix-turn-helix transcriptional regulator — protein sequence MTSPVDQNGKLKCSIEYTLKKIGGKWKTVILWHLCVDGSFRYNELRQLLPGVTHKVMSHQLKELEEEGFIDRKQQNTVPPKVEYSITEKGKTLMPILEQMHLWGTENQK from the coding sequence ATGACTTCTCCAGTGGATCAAAACGGAAAACTAAAATGCTCGATTGAATATACATTAAAGAAAATCGGCGGTAAATGGAAAACGGTGATTTTGTGGCACCTTTGTGTGGATGGGAGTTTTCGCTACAATGAATTACGCCAGTTACTACCAGGCGTCACCCATAAAGTGATGAGTCATCAGTTAAAAGAACTAGAAGAAGAAGGTTTCATCGATCGAAAACAACAAAATACCGTTCCTCCAAAAGTGGAATATTCCATAACGGAAAAAGGCAAAACGTTGATGCCGATTTTAGAGCAGATGCACTTGTGGGGGACTGAGAATCAAAAATAA
- the essA gene encoding type VII secretion protein EssA: protein MKPKIICLITMIFLCCHLVPVAVEASTDINELLPNEYQKNKFKKNTDLIHDSSNSKEMEEISENQKTISFNGKKVFNPENTLNELFLSMSKENSTIKDKAENLNLFSETETAAFKSINEEDTETTSSSFQLLIGILIGVCLIVLIMVLVIYNRLSSSKS, encoded by the coding sequence ATGAAGCCTAAAATTATCTGTCTTATTACAATGATCTTTCTTTGCTGTCACCTTGTTCCAGTTGCAGTAGAAGCAAGTACGGACATAAACGAGTTATTACCGAATGAATATCAAAAAAACAAGTTCAAGAAAAACACTGACTTGATCCATGATTCTTCAAACTCGAAGGAAATGGAAGAGATTTCTGAAAATCAGAAGACGATTTCATTTAACGGGAAAAAAGTTTTCAACCCTGAGAATACCCTAAATGAATTATTTCTTTCTATGAGTAAAGAAAATAGTACGATTAAAGATAAAGCGGAGAATTTAAACCTTTTCTCTGAGACGGAGACAGCAGCTTTTAAATCGATTAATGAAGAGGATACAGAAACAACGTCATCCTCTTTTCAACTACTGATTGGTATTTTAATTGGTGTGTGCCTCATCGTTCTAATCATGGTGTTAGTGATCTATAATCGATTGTCGTCTTCGAAAAGCTAA
- a CDS encoding cytochrome-c oxidase: protein MRMGICFFKLAALYFLIGVSMGLLMEIMKDHSLAGAHAHINLLGWASMGLFGFIYILFPKASETLLAKLHFWLYNVSFPLFMLGLSFFLAGNTSLNVLLMIFPNLLVLSVILFVINMFINLKAENVAHLLKKSETTSL from the coding sequence ATGAGAATGGGGATATGTTTTTTTAAATTGGCAGCACTTTATTTCCTAATTGGAGTTAGTATGGGGTTATTGATGGAGATTATGAAGGATCACAGTTTGGCAGGCGCACACGCTCATATTAATCTATTAGGTTGGGCTTCCATGGGCTTATTCGGTTTTATCTATATTCTATTCCCCAAAGCCAGTGAAACGCTCTTAGCAAAACTGCATTTCTGGCTTTATAACGTGTCATTCCCTTTATTTATGCTTGGACTATCTTTTTTCCTTGCAGGCAATACTTCATTAAACGTTCTCCTCATGATCTTTCCTAACCTTCTTGTATTAAGTGTCATCCTGTTCGTTATTAACATGTTTATAAATTTGAAAGCAGAAAACGTTGCTCACTTGCTTAAGAAAAGCGAAACGACGTCACTTTAA